A stretch of Episyrphus balteatus chromosome 2, idEpiBalt1.1, whole genome shotgun sequence DNA encodes these proteins:
- the LOC129910625 gene encoding alkaline phosphatase-like gives MNGLLTIGLIFGVLGNLVFSHEFHHPTASRVKRAALPTEDGMDTAKFWLQDAQQTLKEKLKFKINKEKAKNVIFFLGDGMSIETLVASRIFGGQLEGKLGERSQLSFEKFPIVGLSKTFCVDRQVADSACTSTAYLCGVKANYATIGVTANVTLNDCLAGQDPANQVESIAGWAQRAKKSTGLVTTTTVTNASPAGLFAHVGHRDYESDLNVKEHDQDPKICKDIADQLVTGNVGKKFNVILGGGTKRFLPNGTLDFNGNSGERLDGRNLIKEWVDSKKGITKTVFNRDQLLEVDFDKTDYLLGLFSPKEMAYKTDADEAKDPSLEEMTEAAIEMLNKNKNGYFLFVEGARIDHGHHENLAHKALMETVELSKAVQKAIDITDSSDTLIVVSSDHGHTMSMSGYPTIGNNILGLSTEMSDVDGLPYTTLSYANGPSYYQHINDKKTRLDLTNVGVLDKDFKYASTFPSVDETHGGGDVAIFANGPWAHLFSGVVEQNILPHIMAYAACIGDGITMCQEENK, from the exons AATTCCACCACCCTACCGCTTCACGAGTAAAACGGGCGGCTTTACCAACTGAAGATGGAATGGACACAGCAAAGTTTTGGTTGCAAGATGCCCAACAGAcacttaaagaaaaacttaaattcaaaattaacaaaGAAAAAGCCAAAAACGTTATATTTTTCCTTGGCGATGGAATGTCAATTGAAACATTAGTCGCGAGTCGTATTTTCGGCGGCCAACTGGAAGGAAAGTTAGGCGAAAGAAGTCAATTGTCGTTTGAAAAGTTTCCAATTGTTGGATTGTCAAAG ACTTTCTGTGTGGATAGACAAGTTGCAGATTCTGCATGCACTTCTACAGCTTACTTATGTGGTGTTAAGGCGAACTATGCTACAATTGGCGTTACTGCCAATGTTACTTTAAATGATTGTCTAGCTGGACAGGATCCTGCAAACCAAGTGGAATCGATTGCCGGGTGGGCACAGAGAGCCAAAAAGTCAACAGGTTTGGTTACAACAACTACAGTGACAAACGCCAGTCCTGCAGGTCTATTTGCTCATGTCGGTCATCGCGACTATGAGAGTGATTTAAATGTTAAGGAACATGATCAAGATCCAAAAATTTGCAAGGACATTGCTGATCAGTTGGTTACTGGCAATGTGGGAAAGAAATTCAATGTTATTTTGGGTGGGGGAACGAAAAGATTCCTACCTAACGGTACCTTAGATTTTAATGGCAATTCAGGTGAACGATTAGATGGTCGAAATCTCATCAAAGAGTGGGTAGATTCCAAGAAAGGAATCACAAAAACTGTTTTCAATCGAGATCAATTACTAGAAGTAGACTTTGATAAGACAGACTATCTTCTGGGGCTTTTTTCTCCAAAAGAAATGGCTTACAAAACTGATGCTGATGAAGCTAAAGACCCTTCATTGGAAGAAATGACAGAAGCAGccattgaaatgttaaacaaaaataagaatggCTATTTCCTATTTGTAGAGGGAGCTCGTATCGATCATGGACATCATGAGAATCTCGCACATAAGGCACTCATGGAGACAGTTGAGTTATCGAAGGCTGTACAGAAAGCTATTGATATTACTGATTCTTCAGATACTCTGATTGTTGTTAGTTCAGATCATGGACACACTATGAGCATGAGTGGGTACCCAACGATAGGAAATAATATTCTTGGATTAAGTACGGAAATGAGTGATGTCGATGGGTTGCCTTATACAACGCTTAGTTATGCTAATGGACCCAGTTATTATCAGCATATAAATGATAAGAAAACGCGATTGGATCTCACGAATGTTGGCGTTT tggaCAAGGACTTTAAATATGCCAGTACGTTTCCCAGTGTCGATGAAACTCATGGAGGTGGAGATGTTGCTATCTTTGCAAAtg gACCATGGGCGCATTTGTTTTCTGGAGTCGTGGAACAAAACATTTTACCTCATATTATGGCTTATGCTGCTTGTATTGGTGATGGCATTACAATGTGTcaagaagaaaataaataa